One segment of Bacteroides caecimuris DNA contains the following:
- a CDS encoding GatB/YqeY domain-containing protein: MDLFEQVNEDIKNAMKAKDKVALETLRNIKKFFLEAKTAPGANDTLTDDAALKIIQKLVKQGKDSAEIYIGQGRQDLADVELGQVAVMEKYLPKQMTAEELEAALKEIIAETGATSGKDMGKVMGVASKKLAGLAEGRAISAKVKELLG, encoded by the coding sequence ATGGATTTATTCGAACAAGTCAACGAAGACATTAAAAACGCAATGAAGGCGAAAGATAAAGTAGCCCTCGAAACTTTGAGAAATATAAAGAAGTTCTTCCTCGAAGCTAAAACAGCTCCGGGAGCTAACGATACACTGACAGACGATGCCGCTTTGAAGATTATCCAAAAACTTGTAAAACAAGGAAAAGATTCTGCTGAAATCTATATCGGACAGGGTCGTCAGGATTTGGCTGACGTAGAATTGGGTCAGGTAGCCGTTATGGAAAAATACCTGCCGAAACAGATGACTGCGGAAGAACTGGAAGCAGCTTTGAAGGAAATTATCGCAGAGACAGGTGCTACGAGCGGTAAAGATATGGGCAAGGTCATGGGAGTTGCCTCCAAGAAGCTGGCAGGACTTGCAGAAGGACGTGCCATCTCCGCAAAAGTAAAAGAACTTTTGGGATAA
- a CDS encoding M12 family metallopeptidase, which translates to MKNNFNNYKIDGVVGFIKHALCNVAGMYNEQQRYDRDTYINVYTNNIQPANRFHFDKIT; encoded by the coding sequence ATGAAAAACAATTTTAACAATTATAAGATTGACGGCGTTGTAGGATTTATCAAACATGCATTATGTAATGTCGCAGGTATGTATAATGAGCAACAAAGATATGACCGGGATACTTATATCAACGTTTATACAAATAATATCCAACCAGCTAATAGATTTCATTTCGACAAGATTACTTAA
- the gyrB gene encoding DNA topoisomerase (ATP-hydrolyzing) subunit B, producing MSEEQITPNNGSYSADSIQVLEGLEAVRKRPAMYIGDISIKGLHHLVYEIVDNSIDEALAGYCDHIEVTINEDNSITVQDNGRGIPVDYHEKEKKSALEVAMTVLHAGGKFDKGSYKVSGGLHGVGMSCVNALSTHMTTQVFRNGKIYQQEYEIGKPLYSVKEVGTADITGTRQQFWPDGSIFTETVYDYKILASRLRELAYLNAGLRISLTDRRVVNEDGSFKSEQFYSEDGLREFVRFIESSREHLINDVIYLNSEKQGIPIEVAIMYNTGFSENVHSYVNNINTIEGGTHLAGFRRALTRTLKKYAEDSKMLEKVKVEISGDDFREGLTAVISVKVAEPQFEGQTKTKLGNNEVMGAVDQAVGEVLAYYLEEHPKEAKTIVDKVILAATARHAARKAREMVQRKSPMSGGGLPGKLADCSDKDPSKCELFLVEGDSAGGTAKQGRNRMFQAILPLRGKILNVEKAMYHKALESDEIRNIYTALGVTIGTEDDSKAANIDKLRYHKIIIMTDADVDGSHIDTLIMTFFFRYMPQIIQNGYLYIATPPLYLCKKGKVEEYCWTDAQRQKFIDTYGGGSENAIHTQRYKGLGEMNAQQLWETTMDPENRMLKQVHIDNAAEADYIFSMLMGEDVGPRREFIEENATYANIDT from the coding sequence ATGAGCGAAGAACAAATCACTCCCAATAACGGGTCTTATTCTGCGGATAGCATCCAAGTATTGGAAGGTCTTGAAGCAGTAAGAAAACGCCCTGCGATGTACATTGGTGACATCAGTATCAAGGGACTTCACCATTTGGTATACGAAATCGTTGACAACTCTATCGACGAAGCATTGGCCGGCTATTGCGACCATATCGAAGTAACAATCAACGAAGACAATTCAATCACAGTACAGGACAACGGACGCGGTATTCCGGTTGACTATCACGAAAAAGAAAAGAAGTCGGCACTGGAAGTTGCCATGACCGTATTACACGCTGGAGGTAAATTCGACAAGGGTTCTTACAAAGTATCTGGAGGTTTGCACGGTGTAGGTATGTCCTGCGTAAACGCACTGTCTACCCACATGACTACACAAGTATTCCGTAATGGTAAAATCTATCAGCAGGAATACGAAATCGGTAAACCGCTTTATTCTGTAAAGGAAGTCGGCACAGCTGACATCACAGGAACCCGCCAACAATTCTGGCCGGATGGTAGCATCTTTACTGAAACGGTATACGATTATAAGATTCTTGCCTCACGTCTGCGCGAATTAGCTTATCTGAACGCCGGTCTTCGCATCTCCCTGACTGACCGTCGGGTGGTGAACGAAGATGGAAGTTTCAAGAGCGAGCAATTCTATTCAGAAGATGGTCTGAGAGAGTTCGTACGTTTTATCGAGTCGTCACGCGAGCACTTGATTAACGACGTTATCTATCTGAACTCCGAAAAGCAGGGAATTCCTATTGAAGTGGCCATCATGTACAATACCGGATTCTCCGAAAACGTTCACTCATACGTCAACAATATCAACACCATTGAAGGTGGTACACACTTGGCAGGTTTCCGCCGTGCGCTGACCCGTACGTTGAAGAAATACGCCGAAGACAGCAAGATGCTGGAAAAGGTGAAAGTTGAAATCTCGGGAGACGACTTCCGCGAAGGTTTGACTGCCGTTATTTCTGTAAAAGTAGCTGAACCGCAGTTTGAAGGACAGACTAAAACGAAGTTGGGTAACAACGAAGTGATGGGTGCTGTTGATCAGGCAGTGGGTGAAGTATTAGCATATTACCTGGAAGAACATCCGAAGGAAGCAAAAACAATTGTCGACAAGGTGATTCTTGCCGCTACTGCGCGTCACGCTGCAAGAAAAGCCCGTGAAATGGTACAACGCAAGTCGCCGATGTCAGGTGGTGGTCTGCCGGGTAAGTTGGCCGACTGTTCGGATAAGGATCCTTCAAAATGTGAATTGTTCCTTGTCGAGGGAGATTCGGCAGGTGGTACTGCCAAGCAAGGACGTAACCGTATGTTCCAGGCGATCCTCCCATTGCGTGGTAAGATTCTGAACGTAGAAAAGGCCATGTACCACAAGGCTTTGGAAAGTGATGAAATTCGCAATATCTATACAGCTCTCGGTGTGACTATCGGAACCGAAGATGACAGTAAAGCCGCCAACATTGACAAACTGCGTTATCATAAGATTATCATCATGACCGATGCCGACGTCGATGGTTCTCACATCGACACACTGATCATGACGTTCTTCTTCCGCTATATGCCGCAGATTATCCAGAACGGTTATCTATATATCGCCACTCCCCCGCTCTACCTCTGCAAAAAGGGTAAAGTAGAAGAATATTGTTGGACAGACGCACAGCGCCAGAAGTTTATTGACACGTACGGCGGTGGTTCGGAAAATGCAATTCATACACAGCGCTACAAAGGTTTGGGTGAAATGAATGCCCAGCAATTGTGGGAAACAACCATGGATCCCGAAAACCGTATGCTGAAACAAGTACATATTGACAACGCTGCAGAAGCCGATTATATCTTCTCTATGTTGATGGGTGAAGACGTAGGACCACGCCGCGAGTTTATTGAAGAGAATGCAACGTATGCAAATATCGATACATAA
- a CDS encoding tetratricopeptide repeat protein, whose product MRKSIAIIITSILALSGCNKQQSVSDRLLNEVEKTIAINPDSASNLLKGISCPEKLDDKTFARWCMLSGKVTDKIFNDLLPTYQFERAYDWYSSHGTPDEQAQILIYLGRSYFADGDYDKAMSIYTNALDIAEKHKLNNLTGYTYSYIGDLYREKFMFTEAIKRYETAAECFKKENNIDSYACALRDVGREYACIDSLSRALKILTIADSVARNTKNTEVTASINNTLGNIYAMQNKYDEAEEYFLKALAGRETMPDYMALIDLYIASGAINKAKELLSKIPQDNPKYTYSIKYLYYQIYNEEKNYKEALTNLKEYVEITDSIIYADNQSKILNIESKYNHLKISKEIDRLKIKQQSYIIVLVICIGILLLIIIGYLLYRKKVKEEIQRQQEELNRIKADLLYVSLKLEKKKRLLDTFKEKNENYNKMQEEISILTTNYKQLQSKILENSPLHKELIHLANQNKPRNNKPLITEKHWKLIADEITHIYPNLHKYIYSLCPALSEQDFLYCCLYISGFDTNTEAKLLNITVDSVRKKRLRLRQKLNIILPDNNATLYEYLIENMH is encoded by the coding sequence ATGAGAAAGAGTATTGCCATAATTATAACATCTATATTAGCACTATCAGGATGCAACAAACAACAATCCGTATCTGACAGGCTACTAAATGAGGTAGAAAAGACCATTGCCATCAATCCTGACAGTGCATCCAACCTACTAAAAGGCATATCATGTCCTGAAAAACTAGACGATAAAACCTTTGCACGCTGGTGTATGCTATCCGGGAAAGTTACAGATAAAATATTCAATGACCTTTTACCTACTTATCAGTTTGAAAGGGCTTATGACTGGTATTCGTCACACGGCACTCCCGATGAACAAGCGCAAATCTTAATTTATCTCGGTCGTTCCTATTTTGCTGATGGAGATTATGATAAAGCAATGTCTATTTATACCAACGCCTTAGATATTGCTGAAAAACATAAGCTCAATAATCTCACCGGATATACCTATAGCTATATAGGCGATTTATATAGGGAAAAATTCATGTTTACAGAAGCCATTAAAAGATATGAGACTGCCGCCGAATGCTTCAAAAAAGAAAACAATATTGATAGTTATGCCTGTGCTTTAAGGGACGTAGGACGTGAATATGCATGCATAGACTCGTTATCACGCGCTTTAAAAATTCTAACTATAGCTGATTCTGTAGCACGTAATACTAAAAATACAGAAGTAACCGCATCAATAAATAATACTCTAGGAAACATCTATGCAATGCAGAATAAATACGATGAAGCTGAAGAATACTTTCTCAAAGCATTGGCAGGAAGAGAAACAATGCCCGATTATATGGCACTGATAGACTTATATATCGCATCGGGGGCTATTAACAAAGCAAAAGAGCTACTATCCAAAATACCACAAGATAATCCAAAGTATACATACAGCATTAAATATTTATACTACCAAATCTATAATGAAGAAAAGAATTATAAAGAAGCTCTTACTAATCTGAAAGAATACGTCGAAATAACTGATTCAATCATATATGCTGATAACCAATCTAAGATATTGAACATAGAGTCCAAATATAATCATTTAAAAATCAGCAAAGAAATAGATAGATTAAAGATTAAACAGCAAAGCTACATTATAGTTTTAGTTATATGTATTGGAATACTATTACTAATAATAATAGGATATCTACTATATCGAAAGAAAGTAAAAGAGGAAATCCAAAGACAACAAGAAGAGTTGAACCGAATAAAGGCAGATTTGCTTTATGTTTCCTTAAAACTGGAAAAGAAAAAAAGATTATTAGATACATTCAAAGAGAAAAATGAAAACTATAATAAAATGCAGGAAGAAATAAGTATCCTAACCACCAACTATAAACAATTGCAAAGTAAAATTCTAGAGAATTCACCTTTACATAAAGAACTAATACATCTAGCCAACCAAAATAAGCCTAGAAATAACAAGCCATTAATAACAGAAAAACATTGGAAACTTATTGCAGATGAAATAACACATATCTACCCAAATCTTCATAAATATATATACAGTCTATGCCCAGCTTTATCAGAACAAGATTTTCTATATTGCTGTTTATATATATCAGGGTTTGACACTAACACAGAAGCAAAGTTACTAAACATTACAGTTGACTCAGTAAGAAAAAAAAGACTCAGACTTAGACAAAAACTGAATATAATATTACCAGATAATAATGCTACATTATATGAGTATTTAATTGAAAACATGCACTAA
- a CDS encoding DUF3109 family protein has protein sequence MIQIDDVVVSLDVFREKFLCDLGACKGACCIEGDAGAPVELDEVGELEEVLPIIWDDLAPEARAVIEKQGVVYTDEEGDLVTSIVNNKDCVFTCYDENGCCYCAIEKAYREGRTGFYKPISCHLYPIRIGDYGPYRAVNYHRWDVCKAAVLLGKKENLPVYQFLKEPLIRKFGEEWYKELVAAAEELKKQQYI, from the coding sequence ATGATACAAATAGATGATGTAGTAGTGTCTCTTGATGTATTTCGGGAGAAGTTCCTTTGCGATTTGGGCGCCTGCAAGGGGGCTTGTTGCATTGAAGGTGATGCCGGGGCTCCGGTAGAACTGGACGAGGTGGGGGAGTTGGAAGAGGTTTTGCCGATTATTTGGGATGATCTGGCTCCGGAAGCACGTGCGGTGATTGAAAAACAAGGAGTAGTATATACGGATGAGGAAGGTGATCTGGTGACTTCTATTGTTAATAATAAAGACTGTGTCTTTACTTGTTACGATGAGAACGGCTGCTGTTACTGTGCTATCGAAAAGGCTTATCGGGAGGGGAGAACAGGCTTCTACAAGCCGATATCCTGCCATCTTTATCCTATCCGGATCGGTGATTACGGACCCTATAGAGCGGTGAATTATCATCGTTGGGACGTATGTAAGGCAGCCGTTTTGCTGGGAAAAAAAGAGAATCTTCCCGTATATCAGTTTTTGAAAGAGCCTTTAATTCGTAAGTTCGGTGAAGAATGGTACAAAGAGTTGGTCGCTGCTGCTGAAGAACTGAAAAAGCAACAATATATTTAA
- a CDS encoding ISAs1 family transposase — MSLISLCKQLEDPRIDRKKEHSLEVIVYIALCAVICGSESWNEIERFGICKFDFFKRRFPDLVKIPSHDTFNRFFSLLKPGYFELVFRDWVSELCGKYEGVVAIDGKMLRGASKCSKDNPFGKKGFKLHMVSAWAVSNGISMGQVKVDDKSNEITAIPSLIKSLDLQDCIVTIDAIACQTDIAEVIIENNADYILALKANQKNRLMDVERWLDEMDGVDIDRPVYRSHYGKYVTEEVSHGRIETRECLVYSPGKIMESMLKDKFEGVKSIVRISTERLEVATKKLSVEKRYYITSLGLKPKEISEAIRSHWDIENRLHWQLDVSFREDAGRKVGNAAQNFSLINKIALYIIKQDETKGSVAAKRKNAGWNDEYLFKLLNKIKI; from the coding sequence ATGAGCTTAATTAGTCTTTGTAAACAACTTGAAGATCCTCGTATTGACCGAAAAAAAGAACACTCTTTGGAAGTCATCGTTTATATAGCCTTGTGTGCTGTAATCTGTGGAAGTGAAAGCTGGAATGAAATAGAACGGTTCGGTATTTGTAAGTTTGACTTCTTTAAACGTCGTTTTCCTGATTTAGTAAAGATCCCAAGTCATGACACTTTCAATCGTTTTTTCAGTTTACTCAAACCCGGTTATTTTGAATTGGTCTTTCGTGATTGGGTATCTGAGCTTTGTGGTAAGTATGAAGGGGTTGTTGCTATAGACGGTAAAATGCTTCGTGGAGCAAGTAAGTGCAGCAAAGACAATCCCTTTGGCAAAAAAGGATTCAAGCTTCATATGGTTAGTGCCTGGGCTGTTTCCAATGGAATCAGTATGGGTCAGGTAAAAGTAGATGATAAAAGCAATGAAATCACCGCTATTCCTTCTCTTATAAAATCTCTGGATTTGCAGGATTGCATAGTGACAATTGATGCTATTGCATGCCAAACAGATATTGCCGAAGTAATAATAGAAAATAATGCAGACTATATTCTGGCATTAAAGGCCAATCAAAAAAACAGGTTAATGGATGTGGAACGATGGCTAGACGAGATGGATGGTGTTGATATTGATCGGCCGGTATACCGTTCACACTATGGAAAATATGTCACAGAGGAGGTTTCTCATGGGAGAATTGAGACTCGTGAATGTCTGGTTTATAGCCCGGGAAAGATTATGGAATCAATGCTGAAAGATAAATTTGAGGGGGTCAAGTCCATCGTAAGAATTAGTACCGAAAGACTGGAGGTAGCCACTAAAAAACTTTCCGTAGAAAAAAGATATTACATTACTTCACTAGGGCTAAAACCGAAAGAAATTTCAGAGGCTATAAGATCGCATTGGGATATAGAAAACAGGCTACATTGGCAGTTAGACGTATCGTTTAGAGAAGACGCAGGAAGGAAAGTAGGTAATGCTGCGCAAAATTTTTCTTTAATTAATAAGATAGCCCTTTATATCATCAAACAAGATGAAACAAAGGGCAGTGTAGCAGCCAAAAGAAAAAACGCAGGATGGAATGATGAATATTTGTTCAAACTATTAAATAAGATAAAAATATAA
- the gpmI gene encoding 2,3-bisphosphoglycerate-independent phosphoglycerate mutase produces MSKKALLMILDGWGLGDQKKDDVIFNTPTPYWDYLMTTYPHSQLQASGENVGLPDGQMGNSEVGHLNIGAGRVVYQDLVKINRACADNSILKNPEVVSAFSYAKENGKNIHFMGLTSNGGVHSSLVHLFKLCDIAKEYNIDNTFIHCFMDGRDTDPKSGKGFIEELSAHCEKSAGKIASIIGRYYAMDRDKRWERVKEAYDLLVNGVGKKATDMVQAMQESYDEGVTDEFIKPIVNANCDGTIKEGDVVIFFNYRNDRAKELTVVLTQQDMPEAGMHTIPGLQYYCMTPYDASFKGVHILFDKENVSNTLGEYLASKGLSQLHIAETEKYAHVTFFFNGGRETPFDKEERILVPSPKVATYDLKPEMSAFEVKDKLVAAINENKYDFIVVNFANGDMVGHTGIYGAIEKAVVAVDACVKDVIEAAKAQDYEAIIIADHGNADHALNEDGTPNTAHSLNPVPCVYVTENKAAKVEDGRLADVAPTILKIMGLEVPAEMDGNVLIK; encoded by the coding sequence ATGAGTAAGAAAGCCCTTTTAATGATCCTCGATGGTTGGGGACTAGGTGACCAAAAGAAAGACGACGTAATCTTCAACACTCCCACTCCTTATTGGGATTATCTGATGACTACTTATCCTCACTCTCAACTTCAGGCAAGCGGTGAAAACGTAGGTTTGCCCGACGGACAGATGGGTAACTCGGAGGTAGGTCACTTGAATATCGGTGCCGGACGCGTAGTTTATCAGGACCTGGTGAAAATCAACCGTGCATGTGCGGACAACAGCATCCTGAAGAATCCTGAAGTCGTTTCTGCTTTCTCTTACGCAAAAGAAAACGGAAAGAATATTCACTTTATGGGGCTGACTTCTAATGGTGGCGTACACAGCTCACTTGTTCATCTCTTCAAACTTTGCGACATTGCAAAAGAATACAACATCGACAATACATTTATCCATTGCTTCATGGATGGTCGCGATACTGACCCGAAGAGCGGTAAAGGCTTTATCGAAGAACTTTCTGCACACTGCGAGAAATCAGCAGGCAAGATTGCTTCTATCATCGGCCGTTATTACGCTATGGACCGTGACAAGCGTTGGGAACGTGTAAAAGAAGCATACGACCTGCTCGTAAATGGTGTAGGCAAGAAAGCTACCGATATGGTTCAGGCAATGCAGGAATCTTACGACGAAGGTGTGACAGACGAATTCATCAAACCGATTGTAAACGCTAACTGCGACGGAACAATCAAAGAAGGTGATGTAGTGATCTTCTTCAACTACCGTAATGACCGTGCCAAAGAGTTGACTGTCGTACTGACTCAACAAGACATGCCGGAAGCTGGCATGCATACCATTCCGGGTCTGCAATATTACTGTATGACTCCGTATGATGCATCTTTCAAAGGTGTTCATATCCTGTTCGACAAAGAAAACGTGTCCAACACATTGGGCGAATATCTTGCTTCTAAAGGCTTGAGCCAACTTCATATTGCTGAAACAGAAAAATACGCTCACGTAACATTCTTCTTCAACGGTGGACGTGAAACTCCGTTCGATAAAGAAGAACGTATCCTTGTTCCTTCTCCAAAGGTTGCTACTTACGACTTGAAGCCGGAAATGAGTGCTTTTGAAGTAAAAGATAAACTGGTGGCTGCCATCAATGAGAACAAATATGACTTCATCGTAGTGAACTTCGCTAACGGTGATATGGTAGGTCATACCGGTATTTACGGAGCAATCGAGAAAGCGGTTGTTGCTGTAGATGCTTGCGTGAAAGATGTGATCGAAGCTGCTAAAGCACAAGATTACGAAGCAATTATCATTGCTGATCATGGTAATGCTGACCATGCTTTGAACGAAGACGGTACTCCGAACACAGCTCACTCTTTGAACCCTGTTCCTTGCGTTTACGTGACAGAGAACAAGGCTGCGAAAGTAGAAGATGGTCGTTTGGCAGATGTTGCTCCGACTATTTTGAAGATTATGGGACTGGAAGTTCCGGCAGAAATGGACGGAAACGTTTTGATTAAGTAA
- the recO gene encoding DNA repair protein RecO: protein MLQKTKGIVLHTLKYNDTSIIVDMYTELSGRASFLVAVPRSRKAAVKSVLFQPLSFIEFEADYRPNATLYRVKEAKSFYPFSSIPYDPYKSSMALFLSEFLYRAVREEAENRPLFAYLQHSIIWLDECRDSFANFHLVFLMRLSRFLGLYPNLEDYHTGDYFDLLNACFTSTRPQLHSSYINPEEAARLRQLMRMNYETMHLFGMSRAERTRCLTIMNDYYCLHLPDFPALKSLEVLKELFD, encoded by the coding sequence ATGCTGCAAAAAACGAAAGGAATAGTTCTTCATACATTAAAATATAATGATACGTCTATTATTGTAGATATGTACACGGAGTTGTCCGGCAGGGCTTCTTTCCTTGTCGCAGTGCCCCGTTCGCGGAAGGCAGCGGTGAAGTCCGTACTTTTCCAGCCATTGTCTTTTATTGAGTTCGAGGCAGACTATCGTCCTAACGCAACCCTTTATCGTGTGAAGGAAGCGAAATCCTTTTATCCTTTTTCTTCTATTCCTTATGATCCGTATAAGTCCTCAATGGCACTTTTCCTGTCTGAGTTTCTTTATAGGGCTGTCCGGGAGGAGGCGGAGAACCGTCCGTTGTTTGCCTACTTGCAACATTCCATCATTTGGCTGGACGAATGTAGAGACAGTTTTGCCAATTTCCATCTGGTTTTCTTGATGCGTCTTTCTCGTTTCCTGGGACTTTATCCGAATCTGGAGGATTATCATACCGGCGATTACTTTGATTTGCTAAATGCCTGTTTCACTTCCACCCGCCCCCAGCTACATTCTTCTTATATCAATCCTGAAGAGGCTGCCCGTCTTCGTCAATTGATGCGCATGAACTATGAAACAATGCATCTTTTTGGCATGAGTCGTGCGGAGCGTACCCGTTGCCTGACGATTATGAATGATTATTACTGTTTGCATCTGCCGGACTTCCCGGCATTGAAATCGCTGGAGGTATTGAAAGAATTGTTTGATTAG
- the rpsT gene encoding 30S ribosomal protein S20 produces MANHKSSLKRIRQEETRRLHNRYYGKTMRNAVRKLRATTDKAEAVAMYPGITKMLDKLAKVNIIHKNKANNLKSKLALHINKLA; encoded by the coding sequence ATGGCAAATCATAAATCATCACTGAAAAGAATCAGACAAGAAGAAACAAGAAGACTTCACAACAGATATTATGGTAAAACCATGAGAAACGCTGTTAGAAAGCTTCGCGCAACTACCGACAAAGCAGAAGCAGTTGCAATGTATCCGGGCATCACAAAGATGTTAGATAAGTTGGCTAAAGTGAACATCATTCACAAAAACAAAGCTAACAATCTGAAATCTAAGTTAGCTCTTCACATCAACAAGCTCGCTTAA
- a CDS encoding Ig domain-containing protein, which produces MRKLSILLLLIGIPFMIIEANSLSTQRTKIIRWLTSPVLAWGLNDIWVGLLNLVPGKTTIKGLVEINPGISLGGKVTDIHLRYIKKCLWLVDVRHTIFSYAAHMNSNLLYDTYPSSYYDLAKAQQKIEGNQEDGIPIVGKYDYNVSMWNSIPFIPTSSALCVGHGQQNPTPNMFLQSPDIDNSPFGANIYKFAGLSSKHIDLPPLVLEWLNAQLDFGIIGPKQGFNGSRYIVNSKNIYNIEWSTNNPDIATIDQSGILTVTGNGIVRITAKGGNSLESSIEVMVGTPRFVLEDAIRKPGSYEIKSKCIDSQYAEFLNKYKNVLLYKWGIKTNDQPLVWFTSESPELHISTLEDNDNTTVYLKIIDSEGNESAPLFVRISGQDIYDLTYKTLVFNKDGRLFNDKGIELFYDFVTMPLKYRDETYDEFSNAEWSPVAAIVINDENVPRGIPWKRKGYIRDIIPPSEKERILSSPDGKVMIYKLQLLNFDGEIVQQTPFTIMYKSNYPNN; this is translated from the coding sequence ATGAGAAAACTAAGCATTTTACTATTATTAATTGGCATTCCATTCATGATAATAGAAGCCAATAGTCTATCAACACAAAGAACTAAAATTATAAGATGGTTGACTAGCCCTGTTTTAGCATGGGGATTAAACGATATATGGGTTGGGCTTCTAAACCTTGTTCCGGGAAAAACGACAATTAAAGGTTTGGTAGAAATAAATCCGGGAATTTCATTAGGTGGAAAAGTTACCGATATTCATTTGAGATATATCAAGAAGTGTTTATGGCTAGTCGATGTAAGACATACCATATTCTCTTATGCAGCCCACATGAATAGCAATTTGCTTTATGATACTTATCCTAGTTCATACTACGATTTAGCAAAAGCCCAACAGAAAATAGAAGGAAACCAAGAGGACGGCATCCCTATTGTAGGTAAATATGACTATAATGTATCAATGTGGAATTCAATTCCGTTTATACCAACATCCAGTGCTTTATGCGTTGGACATGGACAGCAGAATCCGACTCCCAATATGTTCCTCCAAAGTCCTGACATCGACAACAGCCCTTTTGGCGCAAATATATACAAGTTTGCAGGTCTGTCAAGTAAACACATTGATTTACCTCCACTAGTACTTGAATGGCTCAACGCCCAATTAGACTTTGGTATAATAGGACCTAAACAGGGTTTTAACGGTTCTCGATATATTGTAAACAGCAAGAATATATATAATATCGAGTGGAGTACAAATAATCCGGACATAGCAACAATAGATCAAAGCGGGATTCTTACAGTAACCGGCAATGGTATTGTACGTATCACTGCCAAAGGAGGAAACTCATTAGAATCCAGCATCGAAGTCATGGTGGGTACTCCGAGATTTGTCTTGGAAGATGCAATTAGAAAGCCTGGATCTTACGAAATAAAATCAAAATGTATTGATTCGCAATATGCAGAATTCTTGAATAAATACAAGAATGTTCTGCTGTACAAATGGGGAATTAAAACAAACGACCAACCGTTAGTCTGGTTTACATCCGAATCACCGGAACTTCACATAAGTACTCTGGAAGATAATGACAACACAACTGTTTATTTAAAAATCATAGATTCCGAAGGTAATGAGAGTGCTCCGCTATTTGTTAGAATTTCCGGACAAGATATTTATGATTTAACTTATAAGACATTAGTCTTTAATAAAGACGGGCGTTTGTTTAATGACAAAGGCATAGAGTTATTTTATGATTTTGTGACCATGCCTTTAAAATATAGAGACGAGACTTATGATGAGTTCTCTAATGCTGAATGGAGTCCTGTTGCCGCAATTGTCATAAATGATGAGAATGTGCCGAGAGGAATTCCGTGGAAAAGAAAAGGGTATATACGTGACATAATACCACCATCTGAAAAAGAACGCATTCTTTCATCTCCAGACGGGAAGGTTATGATTTACAAATTGCAGCTTCTTAACTTCGATGGTGAAATCGTACAACAAACACCTTTTACAATAATGTATAAGTCTAACTATCCTAATAATTAA